A genomic window from Micromonospora violae includes:
- a CDS encoding extracellular solute-binding protein yields the protein MLHQTWRRVALATAGLLALSLTTACSEDPAESTDLSENRVGAMADYGVGDQFKATEALSFPTLYNNHTFYPLKEDWLFWSELTKRTNVKIEPVAVPLSDYEQKRSLLIGAGDAPLIIPKTYHPQEDAFVSSGAILPVSDYLDLMPNLKDKIAKWNLQPEIDTLRQADGKFYLLPGVHEKPTQEYTVLVRTDILEELNLSVPTTWDDLYTVLKAMKAKYPSVYPYSDLFSKPNPTGALLSILGASYGTRAGWDYQHATWDPTAKKFTYTGASEQYKQMLTYLHKLVAEGLLDPESFTQTDDQARQKLANGKSFVVTGNAQTLVNNHRPDLAKTLPKAKMAKIPLPVGPAGEINTFFRLENGIMISSKARESKNFVAMMQFIDWLWYSDAGQEFARWGVEGTTFTKDTSGKRTLDPAVDFLGLNPTAPKHLQKDFGFQNGVFAYGGGPDLVRGFFSPEELEFQKVMDARKPREVNPPAPLTDEEREQVSLWETPLKDFVTQNTLKFALGQRPLSEWDAYVAELKAKNSDQYIDLVNKAYERFQKNNG from the coding sequence ATGCTCCACCAGACGTGGCGCCGCGTGGCATTGGCCACCGCGGGTCTGCTCGCGCTCAGCCTGACCACCGCCTGCTCCGAGGACCCCGCCGAGTCGACGGACCTCTCCGAGAACCGGGTCGGCGCGATGGCGGACTACGGTGTCGGCGACCAGTTCAAGGCCACCGAGGCACTGTCGTTCCCCACCCTCTACAACAACCACACGTTCTACCCGCTCAAGGAAGACTGGCTGTTCTGGTCGGAGCTCACCAAGCGGACGAACGTGAAGATCGAGCCGGTCGCGGTGCCGCTGAGCGACTACGAGCAGAAGCGCAGCCTGCTGATCGGCGCCGGGGACGCCCCACTGATCATCCCGAAGACGTACCACCCGCAGGAGGACGCCTTCGTGTCCTCCGGGGCGATCCTGCCGGTAAGCGACTACCTGGATCTGATGCCCAACCTCAAGGACAAGATTGCCAAGTGGAACCTCCAGCCGGAGATCGACACCCTGCGGCAGGCCGACGGCAAGTTCTACCTGCTGCCCGGCGTGCACGAGAAGCCCACCCAGGAATACACGGTGCTGGTGCGTACCGACATCCTGGAGGAGCTGAACCTGTCGGTGCCGACGACCTGGGACGATCTGTACACGGTGCTCAAGGCCATGAAGGCGAAGTACCCGAGCGTCTACCCGTACTCCGACCTGTTCAGTAAGCCCAACCCGACCGGCGCCCTGCTCAGCATCCTCGGCGCGTCCTACGGCACGCGGGCCGGCTGGGACTACCAGCACGCCACGTGGGATCCGACGGCGAAGAAGTTCACCTACACCGGCGCGTCCGAGCAGTACAAGCAGATGCTCACGTACCTGCACAAGCTCGTCGCCGAGGGTCTGCTCGACCCGGAGAGCTTCACCCAGACCGACGACCAGGCGCGCCAGAAGCTCGCCAACGGCAAGTCCTTCGTGGTCACCGGCAACGCCCAGACGCTTGTCAACAACCACCGGCCCGACCTGGCCAAGACGCTGCCGAAGGCGAAAATGGCGAAGATTCCACTGCCGGTCGGCCCGGCCGGTGAGATCAACACCTTCTTCCGCCTGGAGAACGGCATCATGATCTCCTCGAAGGCGCGGGAGAGCAAGAACTTCGTGGCCATGATGCAGTTCATCGACTGGCTCTGGTATTCCGACGCCGGCCAGGAGTTCGCCCGCTGGGGCGTCGAGGGCACCACCTTCACCAAGGACACCTCCGGCAAGCGCACGCTCGACCCCGCCGTCGACTTCCTCGGCCTCAACCCGACGGCGCCCAAACACCTGCAGAAGGACTTCGGTTTCCAGAACGGCGTCTTCGCCTACGGTGGTGGCCCCGACCTGGTCCGTGGTTTCTTCTCGCCGGAGGAGCTGGAGTTCCAGAAGGTGATGGACGCCCGCAAGCCAAGGGAGGTGAACCCGCCCGCTCCGCTGACCGACGAGGAGCGCGAGCAGGTGTCGCTCTGGGAGACCCCGCTGAAGGACTTCGTCACCCAGAACACGCTGAAGTTCGCCCTGGGCCAGCGCCCGCTCAGTGAGTGGGACGCGTACGTGGCCGAGCTCAAGGCCAAGAACTCCGACCAGTACATCGACCTGGTCAACAAGGCGTACGAGCGGTTCCAGAAGAACAACGGCTGA
- a CDS encoding carbohydrate ABC transporter permease, whose product MTLGTKIDAPKTRGPDDSRGYRIFRIVNTVVLLGVVVVTLYPFLTIVARSLSNEAYIIAGKVTIVPRGFNLTAYKLVMSDAMFWTNYRNTVVYTVVATLISIVLTTCYAYVLSKPQLKGRPFLIGVALFTMFFSGGLIPNYVLVTSLGMKNTIWAVVIPNAISVFNLLVMKAFFESLPNELEEAAAVDGLNTYGILLRIVLPLSKAIIATMVLFYAVAFWNSWFTAFLYIDKQDLLPVTVYLRNLIAGATSAESSGAADADKVQAAATLQAVTIVLTTLPILAVYPFVQRYFVRGVMLGAVKG is encoded by the coding sequence GTGACCCTCGGTACGAAGATCGACGCCCCGAAGACCCGTGGGCCGGACGACAGCCGGGGTTACCGGATCTTCCGGATCGTCAACACGGTCGTCCTGCTCGGCGTCGTGGTGGTGACGCTGTACCCGTTCCTCACCATCGTGGCCCGCTCGCTGAGCAACGAGGCGTACATCATCGCCGGGAAGGTCACCATCGTCCCGCGCGGGTTCAACCTGACCGCGTACAAGCTGGTGATGTCCGACGCGATGTTCTGGACGAACTACCGCAACACCGTGGTGTACACGGTGGTCGCCACGCTCATCTCGATCGTGCTGACCACCTGTTACGCGTACGTGTTGTCGAAACCGCAGCTCAAGGGGAGACCCTTTCTCATCGGTGTCGCGCTGTTCACCATGTTCTTCTCCGGTGGCCTGATCCCCAACTACGTGCTGGTCACCAGCCTGGGGATGAAGAACACCATCTGGGCCGTGGTGATCCCCAACGCCATCAGCGTGTTCAACCTGCTGGTCATGAAGGCGTTCTTCGAGAGCCTGCCGAACGAGTTGGAAGAGGCCGCGGCGGTCGACGGGCTGAACACGTACGGCATCCTGCTGCGGATCGTGCTGCCCCTGTCGAAGGCGATCATCGCCACGATGGTGCTCTTCTACGCGGTCGCCTTCTGGAACTCGTGGTTCACCGCGTTCCTCTACATCGACAAGCAGGACCTGCTGCCGGTCACCGTGTACCTGCGCAACCTCATCGCGGGCGCCACCAGCGCCGAGTCGTCCGGTGCCGCCGACGCCGACAAGGTCCAGGCGGCGGCCACCCTCCAGGCCGTGACGATCGTGCTCACCACCCTGCCCATCCTGGCGGTCTACCCCTTCGTCCAGCGGTACTTCGTCCGCGGCGTGATGCTCGGCGCCGTCAAGGGCTGA
- a CDS encoding ABC transporter permease, with protein MTSTLRPPPPAPPRSPQAAHSPAPRSPRHHRSWRQALRRDWQLYSLAILPLLFFLVFRYLPMVGNIIAFRRFKPGGSIFGEYWVGLRYFRMFLTDPTFWEVFTNTLVLGTLTLLFCFPLPIVLALLLNEVRARRFKRFVQSVSYLPHFLSIVIVAAMVMQLTSIEGTANQLVSLFGGDPVAFLQQPEWFRTIYVSSEVWQTVGWGTILYLAALTTIDEDLYEAARIDGAGRLRQTWHVTLPGIRPTMVTLLILNIGSFLAVGFEKILLLYNPLTYPTADVVSTYLFRMGFQSSNFSYAAAIGLFEAVIGLILVLSANVISRRTVGTSLW; from the coding sequence ATGACATCCACCCTGCGGCCACCCCCGCCAGCACCGCCGCGTTCGCCGCAGGCGGCGCACAGCCCCGCCCCGCGCTCGCCACGACACCATCGCAGTTGGCGCCAAGCCCTGCGCCGGGACTGGCAGCTCTACTCCCTCGCCATCCTGCCGCTGCTGTTCTTCCTGGTCTTCCGGTACCTGCCGATGGTCGGCAACATCATCGCCTTCCGCCGGTTCAAGCCGGGCGGCAGCATCTTCGGTGAGTACTGGGTCGGGCTGCGCTACTTCCGGATGTTCCTCACCGACCCGACGTTCTGGGAGGTCTTCACCAACACCCTGGTGCTCGGGACGCTGACCCTGCTGTTCTGTTTCCCGCTGCCGATCGTGCTGGCGTTGCTGCTCAACGAGGTCCGGGCCCGCCGCTTCAAGCGGTTCGTCCAGTCCGTGTCCTACCTGCCGCACTTCCTGTCGATCGTGATCGTGGCGGCGATGGTCATGCAGTTGACCTCGATCGAGGGCACGGCCAACCAACTCGTCAGCCTGTTCGGCGGCGACCCGGTGGCATTCCTGCAACAACCGGAGTGGTTCCGCACCATCTACGTCTCGTCCGAGGTCTGGCAGACCGTCGGCTGGGGCACCATCCTCTACCTCGCCGCGCTCACCACCATCGACGAGGACCTGTACGAGGCGGCCCGGATCGACGGCGCCGGCCGGCTGCGGCAGACCTGGCACGTCACCCTGCCCGGCATCCGACCCACGATGGTGACGTTGCTGATCCTCAACATCGGCAGCTTCCTGGCCGTCGGGTTCGAGAAGATCCTGCTGCTCTACAACCCGTTGACGTACCCGACCGCCGACGTGGTCTCCACCTACCTGTTCCGGATGGGCTTCCAGTCGAGCAACTTCAGCTACGCGGCCGCCATCGGCCTCTTCGAGGCGGTGATCGGGCTGATCCTCGTCCTGTCGGCGAACGTCATCTCCCGTCGCACGGTGGGGACGAGCCTGTGGTGA
- a CDS encoding beta-galactosidase translates to MSLPLSAKVPFGGDYNPEQWPEDVWKQDYRLFDTARIDLVTLGVFDWALTQPAEDTYDFALLDTIVERAGAEGRGICLATGTGAHPPWLAKAYPEVTRTDFEGRKHRFGQRHNSCPSSPVFRRLATELARRVARRYADTPAVLAWHVGNEYGGACYCALCAAGFRGWLRDRYGTLDALNEAWYTTFWSHTFTDWDEIEPPSALTEHWRGPDHSAFAGITLDYRRFTSDAMLTNFRDEKAAIRESSPTLPVTTNFMGMYRPIDYHRWAPHLDFVSWDNYPPDDESAARMALTHDLMRGLKDGQPFWLMEQTPSVTACRDVNPLKRPGLLRLWSWQAVAHGADAVLFFQLRASRGASEKYHGAVIGHAGRADTRVFQEVAELGAELERLGPVSLGARTPARVALLFDWDSWWALELSDGPSRLVGYQQVVLAYHRALWDAGVDLDVVAVTADLSRYDVVVAPALYLLKGDLPQRLEAVATRGGSVLTTYLSGRVDENDQAFLMDVPGPLGQLMGVRVDEWDARGPDVVNPVRLGDGADQVDVDARLLFELVIPQGAEVVGTYQADFYAGTPAVTRNSFGAGDGWYVAAGLDQVGVSWVVRQVLDRHDLLGPHPDVPDLESAVRVAADGSRLRFLLNHRAEPVEVTTRVGGVDLLTGDRTAPGAALRLPVFGVVVLEEDR, encoded by the coding sequence ATGAGCCTGCCCCTCAGCGCCAAGGTGCCCTTCGGGGGCGACTACAACCCGGAACAGTGGCCCGAGGACGTGTGGAAGCAGGACTACCGTCTCTTCGACACCGCACGGATCGACCTGGTCACCCTCGGCGTGTTCGACTGGGCGCTCACCCAGCCCGCCGAGGACACCTACGACTTCGCGTTGCTGGACACGATCGTCGAGCGGGCCGGCGCCGAGGGGCGCGGGATCTGCCTGGCCACCGGCACCGGCGCCCACCCGCCGTGGTTGGCGAAGGCGTACCCCGAGGTGACCCGGACCGACTTCGAAGGCCGCAAGCACCGGTTCGGTCAGCGGCACAACTCCTGCCCCAGCTCACCGGTCTTCCGCCGGCTCGCGACGGAGCTGGCCCGCCGGGTCGCCCGCCGCTACGCCGACACCCCGGCGGTGCTCGCCTGGCACGTCGGCAACGAGTACGGCGGCGCCTGCTACTGCGCGCTGTGCGCGGCCGGCTTCCGGGGTTGGCTGCGCGACCGCTACGGCACCCTCGACGCGCTGAACGAGGCCTGGTACACGACCTTCTGGTCGCACACCTTCACCGACTGGGACGAGATCGAGCCACCGTCGGCGTTGACCGAGCACTGGCGCGGCCCGGACCACAGCGCGTTCGCGGGCATCACTCTGGACTATCGGCGGTTCACCTCCGACGCGATGCTGACCAACTTCCGCGACGAGAAGGCCGCCATCCGGGAATCCAGCCCGACACTGCCGGTGACCACGAACTTCATGGGCATGTACCGGCCGATCGACTACCACCGCTGGGCCCCCCACCTGGACTTCGTCTCCTGGGACAACTACCCGCCGGACGACGAGTCGGCGGCCCGGATGGCGCTGACCCACGACCTGATGCGCGGCCTGAAGGACGGCCAGCCGTTCTGGCTGATGGAACAGACCCCGAGCGTCACCGCGTGCCGCGACGTCAACCCGTTGAAGCGCCCCGGTCTGCTGCGGCTGTGGAGTTGGCAGGCCGTGGCACACGGCGCCGACGCGGTGCTCTTCTTCCAGCTGCGCGCCTCGCGCGGGGCCAGCGAGAAGTACCACGGGGCGGTCATCGGCCACGCCGGTCGCGCCGACACCCGGGTGTTCCAGGAGGTCGCCGAGCTGGGCGCCGAACTGGAGCGCCTCGGCCCGGTGTCGCTGGGCGCGCGAACCCCGGCCCGGGTGGCGCTGCTGTTCGACTGGGACAGCTGGTGGGCGTTGGAGCTGTCCGACGGGCCGTCCCGGCTGGTCGGCTACCAGCAGGTCGTGCTCGCGTACCACCGGGCGCTCTGGGACGCCGGTGTGGACCTGGACGTCGTCGCGGTGACCGCCGATCTGTCCCGCTACGACGTGGTCGTCGCCCCGGCCCTGTACCTGCTCAAGGGTGACCTGCCGCAGCGACTGGAGGCGGTGGCGACGCGCGGGGGATCAGTGCTGACCACCTACCTGTCCGGCCGGGTGGACGAGAACGATCAGGCGTTCCTGATGGACGTGCCGGGCCCGCTCGGGCAGTTGATGGGTGTCCGGGTCGACGAGTGGGACGCGCGCGGCCCGGACGTGGTCAACCCGGTCCGCCTCGGCGACGGCGCGGACCAGGTCGACGTCGATGCGCGGCTGCTGTTCGAACTGGTGATTCCGCAGGGCGCGGAGGTGGTCGGCACCTACCAGGCCGACTTCTACGCGGGCACCCCGGCGGTGACCCGCAATTCCTTCGGTGCGGGTGACGGCTGGTACGTGGCCGCCGGGCTGGACCAGGTCGGGGTGTCCTGGGTGGTGCGGCAGGTGCTCGACCGGCACGACCTGCTCGGGCCCCACCCGGACGTGCCCGACCTGGAATCCGCCGTCCGCGTCGCCGCGGACGGGTCGCGGCTGCGGTTTCTGCTCAACCACCGCGCCGAGCCGGTCGAGGTGACCACCCGGGTCGGCGGCGTCGACCTGCTCACCGGCGACCGCACGGCACCCGGCGCCGCCCTGCGGCTGCCGGTGTTCGGGGTTGTCGTGCTGGAGGAGGACCGGTGA
- a CDS encoding DUF624 domain-containing protein, protein MSGAAQAWRQFGDGPLSRITSRVYILLVVELLLLLTTLPGLLPLLLLGRDPSNLPLVALFLVPVGPAIAAALYTLRHQRTDLTDLRPAALFWRGYRANALGVLRIWVPALLWLTVLALNLVYSGAVGLAGWWAVPLVLIAGAVTLGAANALVIIALFDFRTRDVLRLAVHFLVRTPGVPVGNALLLAAAAGITAVFSEAVLMLLASVAVLAFLRVSDPMIHLIRKEFTA, encoded by the coding sequence GTGAGTGGCGCGGCCCAGGCCTGGCGACAGTTCGGCGACGGCCCACTGTCGCGGATCACCTCGCGCGTCTACATCCTGCTCGTGGTCGAACTGCTCCTGCTGCTCACCACCCTGCCCGGCCTGCTCCCACTGCTGCTGTTGGGCCGCGACCCCAGCAACCTGCCGCTGGTCGCGCTCTTCCTGGTGCCGGTCGGCCCGGCCATCGCCGCAGCCCTGTACACCCTGCGCCACCAACGAACCGACCTGACCGACCTGCGCCCGGCCGCCCTGTTCTGGCGCGGCTACCGGGCGAACGCGCTCGGCGTGCTGCGCATCTGGGTGCCGGCGCTGCTGTGGCTGACCGTGCTCGCACTGAACCTCGTCTACTCCGGCGCGGTCGGCCTCGCGGGTTGGTGGGCGGTGCCGTTGGTGCTGATCGCGGGGGCGGTGACCCTCGGCGCGGCCAACGCCCTGGTGATCATCGCGCTGTTCGACTTCCGCACCCGGGACGTGCTCCGGCTGGCCGTGCACTTCCTCGTGCGTACCCCCGGTGTCCCGGTCGGTAACGCCCTGCTGCTGGCCGCGGCGGCGGGGATCACCGCGGTCTTCTCCGAGGCGGTGCTGATGCTGCTCGCGTCGGTCGCGGTGCTGGCGTTCCTGCGCGTCAGCGACCCGATGATCCACCTGATCCGGAAGGAGTTCACGGCATGA
- a CDS encoding alpha-glucuronidase — MNAEESLELEQLMFVEEPMDGDGPRVHPAWLPPEAFRSLGARRILLHGEGRLVGTVLNEVSRACARYGGRMWHSPSWDVDVDVVFALRDADELPNPSVEAARAAAEAALVEWGDGGALGDEGFVLARAGDVTAVLADAPAGLLYGLFHVVRLCAAAFDPTRPPERHRPALRRRMLNHWDNVAVHPVMGQVERGYAGGSIFWRDGRPRGDLARVREYGRLLAACGVNAISVNNVNVSRTEALLLTDRLGDVAEIADALRPYGIRVHLSVSFAAPVLLGGLPTADPLDESVRVWWAAVTWRVYDRIPDFGGFVVKADSEGQPGPFAYGHDHADGANVLAAALAPYGGVVHWRAFVYNHHQDWRDRSTDRARAAYDHFAPLDGRFRTNVVVQVKFGPVDFQPREPVSPVLAAMPATRLAVELQVTQEYTGQQRHVCHLGPCWSEVLRFAPWGPGGRTIADVVTGEAAAGGGMVAVANVGDDLFWTGHPLAQANLYTFGRLAWDPRQDPTAILDEWITLTFPPSATADAELVRRTLHEIMDDSWRTYERYTAPLGVGFMVNPGNHYGPGVDGYEYTRWGTYHFADRDGVGVDRSRASGTGFAGQYPPYWAQVYESPETCPDELLLFFHHVPYGHVLHSGSTVIQHIYDTHFAGVEEVTAMRRRWQTLNGMIDPSVYERVAERLEEQVRCATEWRDQINTYFFRKSGVPDERGRTIY; from the coding sequence GTGAACGCCGAAGAGTCCCTGGAGTTGGAGCAGTTGATGTTCGTCGAGGAGCCGATGGATGGTGACGGGCCGCGCGTCCACCCGGCCTGGCTGCCCCCGGAGGCGTTCCGGTCGCTCGGTGCGCGTCGGATCCTCCTGCACGGCGAGGGGCGGCTCGTCGGCACCGTCCTCAACGAGGTGTCGCGGGCCTGCGCGCGCTACGGAGGGCGGATGTGGCATTCCCCCTCCTGGGACGTCGACGTCGACGTGGTGTTCGCCCTACGCGATGCCGACGAGCTGCCCAACCCGTCGGTGGAGGCGGCGCGTGCCGCCGCAGAGGCAGCGCTGGTCGAGTGGGGTGACGGTGGGGCGCTCGGCGACGAGGGTTTCGTGTTGGCGCGGGCCGGTGACGTGACCGCGGTGCTGGCCGACGCGCCCGCCGGCCTGCTGTACGGGCTCTTCCACGTGGTGCGGCTCTGCGCGGCGGCCTTCGACCCGACCCGCCCGCCGGAGCGGCACCGGCCGGCGCTGCGCCGACGAATGCTGAACCACTGGGACAACGTGGCCGTGCACCCGGTGATGGGCCAGGTCGAACGGGGGTACGCGGGCGGCTCGATCTTCTGGCGGGACGGCCGTCCGCGCGGCGACCTGGCCCGGGTGCGGGAGTACGGGCGGTTGCTGGCCGCGTGCGGGGTCAACGCGATCTCGGTGAACAACGTCAACGTGTCGCGGACGGAGGCGTTGCTGCTCACCGACCGGCTCGGCGACGTTGCCGAGATCGCGGACGCGCTGCGCCCGTACGGCATTCGGGTGCACCTGTCGGTCAGCTTCGCCGCCCCCGTGCTCCTGGGTGGCCTGCCGACCGCCGACCCGCTGGACGAGAGCGTGCGGGTCTGGTGGGCCGCGGTCACCTGGCGGGTGTACGACCGCATCCCGGATTTCGGCGGTTTTGTGGTGAAGGCCGACTCGGAGGGGCAACCCGGCCCGTTCGCCTACGGCCACGACCACGCCGACGGGGCGAACGTCCTGGCCGCGGCGCTCGCCCCGTACGGGGGAGTGGTGCACTGGCGGGCGTTCGTCTACAACCACCACCAGGACTGGCGGGACCGGTCCACCGACCGGGCGCGGGCCGCGTACGACCACTTCGCCCCGCTGGACGGGCGGTTCCGCACCAACGTGGTCGTCCAGGTGAAGTTCGGCCCGGTGGACTTCCAGCCGCGCGAGCCGGTCTCACCGGTGCTCGCCGCAATGCCGGCGACCCGGCTGGCGGTGGAGTTGCAGGTCACGCAGGAGTACACGGGTCAACAGCGGCATGTCTGCCACCTCGGCCCGTGCTGGAGTGAGGTGCTGCGCTTCGCCCCCTGGGGGCCGGGCGGGCGGACGATCGCCGACGTGGTCACGGGAGAGGCGGCGGCGGGCGGCGGGATGGTCGCCGTCGCCAACGTCGGCGACGACCTCTTCTGGACCGGGCATCCGTTGGCGCAGGCCAACCTGTACACGTTCGGCCGGCTGGCCTGGGACCCTCGGCAGGACCCGACGGCGATCCTCGACGAGTGGATCACGCTGACCTTTCCGCCGTCGGCGACCGCCGACGCGGAGCTGGTGCGGCGGACCCTGCACGAGATCATGGACGATTCGTGGCGTACCTACGAGCGCTACACCGCCCCGCTGGGCGTCGGTTTCATGGTCAACCCCGGCAACCACTATGGCCCCGGCGTCGACGGGTACGAGTACACGCGCTGGGGCACCTACCACTTCGCCGACCGCGACGGCGTCGGCGTGGACCGCAGCCGCGCCTCGGGGACCGGCTTTGCCGGCCAGTACCCGCCGTACTGGGCGCAGGTGTACGAGTCACCCGAGACCTGCCCCGACGAGTTGCTGCTCTTCTTCCACCACGTGCCGTACGGGCATGTGCTGCACAGCGGCTCGACAGTCATCCAGCACATCTACGACACCCACTTCGCTGGGGTCGAGGAGGTGACGGCGATGCGACGGCGGTGGCAGACGTTGAACGGCATGATCGACCCGAGCGTGTACGAACGGGTCGCCGAACGCCTGGAGGAGCAGGTGCGCTGCGCCACCGAGTGGCGCGACCAGATCAACACGTACTTCTTCCGCAAGTCCGGGGTGCCGGACGAGCGCGGGCGGACCATCTACTGA
- a CDS encoding glycoside hydrolase family 3 N-terminal domain-containing protein, whose translation MGSQSLGDSGVAPWRDQRLSPTERAEALLPQMSLEEKIAQLVGVWVGAEASGEGVAPHQSDMISELPPWSTVIQHGLGQLTRPFGTAPVDPVLGARSLAASQAQIVAASRFGIPAQVHEECLTGFAAWRATVYPTPLSWGASFDPDLVEAMADRIGRSMRAAGVHQGLAPVLDVTRDYRWGRTEETIGEDPYLVGTTGAAYVRGLERAGVVATLKHFAGYSASRGGRNLAPAPMGRRELADVILPPFEMALRLGGARSVMNSYAEIDGLPVAADRGLLTGLLRDEWGFTGTVVADYFAVRFLQTLHGVAGDAAEAARLALRAGIDVELPTVDAFGEPLVQAARRGGVDEALIDCALRRVLIQKIELGLLDEGWQELPDDVASLRFDDEASQDIAVRLARESVVLLRNTGLLPLPTGSRVALLGPVADDPMAMLGCYTFPNHVGIHHVDVGFGVDIPTLRDELARRVPLLTHEPGCAITGEDTSGIPAAVAAAAAADVCVLAVGDRAGMFGRGTSGEGCDAVDLRLPGVQADLVRAVLATGTPVVLVLMTGRPYALGPEFDGVAAVVQAFFLGQRGGQALAEVLTGAVNPSGRLPVSVPRDAGGLPSTYLAPPLGHRNKVSSIDPTPAYPFGHGLSYTTFEWSDAAVVEPATDTRDEPASWPVDGEVRVRVTVTNTGARAGTDVVQLYLHDPVAQTTRPVVRLIGYTRLPLAPGEAAHVTFAVPADVASFTGLAGRRIVEPGDVELRIARSSGDVAAALPLRLVGAERQVGYERELLTSVRVEPLVAVPQSA comes from the coding sequence ATGGGAAGTCAGTCGCTCGGGGACAGCGGCGTCGCGCCGTGGCGTGATCAACGGCTGTCGCCGACCGAGCGGGCCGAGGCGCTCCTGCCACAGATGTCCCTGGAAGAGAAGATCGCCCAGCTCGTCGGGGTCTGGGTCGGCGCCGAGGCCAGCGGCGAGGGCGTCGCACCGCACCAATCGGACATGATCAGCGAGTTGCCGCCCTGGAGCACGGTCATCCAGCACGGGTTGGGTCAGCTCACCCGCCCGTTCGGCACCGCCCCGGTCGACCCGGTGCTCGGTGCCCGGTCGCTGGCGGCCTCGCAGGCGCAGATCGTGGCCGCCAGTCGGTTCGGCATCCCGGCTCAGGTGCACGAGGAGTGCCTCACCGGGTTCGCGGCGTGGCGGGCCACCGTCTACCCGACCCCGCTCAGCTGGGGTGCGTCCTTCGACCCCGACCTGGTGGAGGCGATGGCCGACCGGATCGGGCGGTCGATGCGCGCCGCCGGTGTGCACCAGGGCCTCGCCCCGGTCCTGGATGTCACCCGTGACTACCGCTGGGGCCGTACCGAAGAGACGATCGGCGAGGACCCCTACCTGGTCGGGACGACCGGCGCCGCGTACGTGCGGGGCCTGGAACGGGCCGGCGTGGTGGCCACACTGAAGCACTTCGCCGGCTACTCCGCCTCCCGTGGCGGACGTAACCTCGCGCCGGCGCCGATGGGCCGCCGCGAACTCGCCGATGTCATCCTTCCGCCGTTCGAGATGGCGCTGCGTCTCGGCGGCGCCCGCTCGGTGATGAACTCCTACGCCGAGATCGACGGCCTGCCCGTCGCGGCCGACCGTGGACTGCTGACCGGGCTGTTGCGCGACGAGTGGGGCTTCACCGGCACCGTGGTGGCCGACTACTTCGCCGTACGGTTCCTGCAGACCCTGCACGGAGTCGCCGGGGACGCCGCCGAAGCGGCGCGGCTCGCCCTGCGGGCCGGGATCGACGTCGAACTGCCCACGGTGGACGCCTTCGGCGAACCGCTGGTGCAGGCGGCGCGCCGAGGCGGGGTCGACGAGGCGCTGATCGACTGCGCCCTGCGCCGGGTGCTGATCCAGAAGATCGAGCTCGGCCTGCTCGACGAGGGTTGGCAGGAACTGCCCGACGACGTGGCGTCCCTGCGCTTCGACGACGAGGCCAGCCAGGACATCGCCGTGCGCCTGGCCCGCGAGTCCGTCGTGCTGCTGCGCAACACCGGCCTCCTCCCGCTGCCCACGGGCAGCCGGGTCGCCCTGCTCGGGCCGGTCGCCGACGACCCGATGGCCATGCTCGGCTGTTACACGTTCCCCAACCACGTGGGCATCCACCACGTCGACGTCGGGTTCGGCGTGGACATCCCCACCCTGCGCGACGAGTTGGCCCGACGCGTTCCGCTGCTCACCCACGAGCCGGGGTGCGCCATCACCGGCGAGGACACCTCGGGCATCCCGGCCGCGGTCGCCGCGGCTGCCGCCGCCGACGTCTGCGTGCTGGCCGTCGGCGACCGCGCGGGAATGTTCGGCCGAGGCACCTCCGGTGAGGGCTGCGACGCCGTCGACCTGCGACTACCCGGCGTGCAGGCCGACCTCGTCCGCGCTGTCCTCGCCACCGGCACCCCGGTCGTGCTGGTGCTGATGACCGGCCGCCCCTACGCGCTCGGCCCGGAGTTCGACGGCGTGGCGGCCGTGGTGCAGGCGTTCTTCCTCGGCCAGCGCGGTGGGCAGGCCCTCGCCGAGGTGCTCACCGGCGCGGTGAACCCCTCCGGGCGGTTGCCGGTCAGCGTGCCCCGCGACGCCGGCGGACTGCCCAGCACCTACCTCGCACCACCGCTCGGCCACCGCAACAAGGTCTCCTCGATCGACCCGACCCCGGCGTACCCGTTCGGCCACGGGCTGAGCTACACCACCTTCGAGTGGTCCGACGCGGCGGTGGTCGAGCCGGCCACCGACACGCGCGACGAACCGGCGAGCTGGCCGGTCGACGGCGAGGTGCGGGTGCGGGTCACCGTCACCAACACCGGTGCGCGGGCCGGCACCGACGTCGTGCAGCTCTACCTGCACGACCCGGTCGCGCAGACCACCCGCCCGGTGGTCCGGCTGATCGGCTACACCCGACTGCCGTTGGCACCCGGCGAGGCGGCGCACGTGACGTTCGCCGTCCCGGCCGACGTCGCCTCGTTCACCGGGCTGGCCGGCCGGCGGATCGTCGAGCCGGGCGACGTCGAGCTGCGGATCGCCCGATCGAGCGGCGACGTGGCGGCGGCGCTGCCGCTGCGACTGGTCGGCGCCGAACGCCAGGTCGGCTACGAGCGCGAACTGCTCACCTCGGTGCGAGTGGAGCCCCTCGTGGCCGTACCGCAGTCGGCATAG